The genomic interval CCAGCGCATCGCCGACGCGCTCGTGGACGGCGAGCTCTCCATCGGTGACTACGTGCTCGCCGGTGGCGAGCTCGCGGCCCTCGTCGTCCTCGAGGCGGTGGCCCGGCTCGTTCCCGGGGTGCTCGGCAACGAGGCGTCGCCGGGCGAGGAGAGCTTCGCCACCGGCTTGCTCGAGTACCCCCAGTACACGAGGCCGGCGAGCTTCCGAGGCCTCGAGGTTCCCGAGGTGCTGCGCAGCGGCGACCACGGCCGGGTCGCGGCCTGGCGGCGCGCCATGGCCCTGGCGCGCACCCTCGAGCGCCGTCCCGACCTCATCGAGGCGCGCGGCGGCCTCAGCGAGGACGAGGTGCGCCTCCTCGCGGAGCACGGCTATTGTCTTCCTGCCGCCGAGCCGCCGACGGCGGGCGCCTCCCCGCGGCGGGCGCGACCTCGCAAGGAGCGTGAGCTGCCATGAACCCGACCGACCTCGTCGACCGCGCCAACGCGCGC from Acidimicrobiales bacterium carries:
- the trmD gene encoding tRNA (guanosine(37)-N1)-methyltransferase TrmD; protein product: MSAPLVVAIFTIFPDVIEAYANASILGRARRSGLLELAVHDLRAGAADARRSVDDAPFGGGPGMVLAPGPVFAAVEAAAPPRPLYLLSPSGERLDQRRCARLAELGAFSLLCGRYEGVDQRIADALVDGELSIGDYVLAGGELAALVVLEAVARLVPGVLGNEASPGEESFATGLLEYPQYTRPASFRGLEVPEVLRSGDHGRVAAWRRAMALARTLERRPDLIEARGGLSEDEVRLLAEHGYCLPAAEPPTAGASPRRARPRKERELP